From Echinicola soli, a single genomic window includes:
- the eno gene encoding phosphopyruvate hydratase — protein MTLITAIHARQILDSRGNPTVEVDVATESGAFGRAAVPSGASTGVNEAVELRDGDKSKYLGKGVLEAVKNVNEIIQPELIGQSVFDQRGIDDLMIQLDGTDTKSKLGANAILGVSLAVAKAGADDIGLPLFRYVGGVNAKTLPVPMMNIINGGSHSDAPIAFQEFMIRPVGAPTFSEAMRTGAEIFHNLKKILHDKGLSTAVGDEGGFAPNFSGGTEEALNCILDAITKAGYKPGDDVTIALDCAASEFFEDGKYNYKKFEGDTGVVRSREEQVAYLAELTEKYPIDSIEDGCDEEDWQGWAMLTAKIGDKVQLVGDDLFVTNVKFLQRGIEEKSANSILIKVNQIGTLTETLDAIDLAHKAGFTAVMSHRSGETEDSTIADLAVACNTGQIKTGSASRSDRMAKYNQLLRIEELLGDTAYFPKK, from the coding sequence ATGACTTTGATTACAGCAATTCATGCTAGACAAATTTTAGATTCCAGGGGAAACCCTACCGTAGAAGTAGATGTAGCTACTGAAAGTGGTGCTTTTGGAAGGGCCGCTGTGCCAAGTGGTGCTTCTACCGGTGTCAATGAGGCCGTGGAACTGCGTGATGGAGATAAGAGCAAGTACTTGGGCAAAGGAGTGCTTGAAGCCGTGAAAAACGTTAATGAAATCATTCAGCCTGAACTGATTGGCCAATCCGTTTTCGATCAGCGTGGTATCGATGATTTGATGATCCAATTGGATGGAACTGATACAAAATCAAAATTGGGAGCCAATGCCATTTTAGGTGTTTCTTTGGCAGTAGCCAAAGCGGGAGCTGATGATATTGGTCTGCCATTGTTCAGATATGTGGGTGGCGTGAATGCCAAGACCCTTCCAGTACCGATGATGAACATTATCAATGGAGGTTCCCACTCTGATGCACCTATCGCATTCCAGGAATTTATGATCCGGCCAGTAGGTGCACCTACTTTCTCCGAAGCCATGAGAACTGGTGCTGAGATCTTCCATAATCTTAAGAAAATCCTTCATGACAAAGGCCTGAGCACTGCTGTAGGTGATGAAGGTGGTTTTGCACCAAACTTCTCTGGAGGAACGGAAGAAGCGCTTAATTGCATCTTGGATGCCATTACTAAGGCTGGTTACAAGCCGGGAGATGATGTTACTATCGCCCTTGATTGTGCTGCTTCTGAGTTCTTTGAAGATGGAAAATACAATTATAAGAAGTTTGAAGGAGATACCGGTGTAGTTAGAAGCAGAGAAGAGCAAGTGGCTTACCTTGCAGAACTTACCGAAAAGTACCCCATCGACTCTATCGAAGATGGATGTGATGAAGAAGACTGGCAGGGATGGGCCATGCTTACTGCCAAAATCGGCGACAAAGTACAGCTGGTAGGTGATGACCTTTTCGTAACCAATGTGAAATTCCTTCAAAGAGGTATTGAAGAAAAATCTGCCAATTCTATCTTGATCAAAGTAAACCAAATCGGTACGTTGACAGAGACATTGGATGCCATTGATCTGGCGCACAAGGCGGGATTTACCGCCGTAATGTCCCACAGATCCGGTGAGACCGAAGACAGCACGATTGCTGATCTTGCCGTAGCTTGTAACACCGGTCAAATCAAAACGGGATCTGCTTCTCGTTCTGACAGAATGGCCAAGTACAATCAGCTGCTGAGAATCGAAGAGCTTTTGGGCGACACCGCTTATTTCCCTAAGAAGTAA
- the carA gene encoding glutamine-hydrolyzing carbamoyl-phosphate synthase small subunit, translating into MDKQKATLLLEDGTVFYGTLIGRHGTNGGEICFNTGMTGYQEIYTDPSYTGQIVVTTTSHIGNYGVIDSEAESDGPTIASIVVNSFSEIYSRLDATQSLQEFLESNGITGIADVDTRKLVRHIRSKGAMNAIISSEYDSLEDLKKELEKVPDMAGLELSSKVCTKEPYYVGDEHSSIKVACVDYGIKKNILRNLVARGAYCKVFPAKTPLSEMEAWQPSAYFLSNGPGDPAVMDYAVDTVKEILALNKPIFGICLGHQLLAEAVGIKTYKMHHGHRGINHPIKNLLTGKSEITSQNHGFNIVREDSEGHPDIEITHVHLNDDTVAGIRLKDRPVFSVQYHPESAPGPHDSRYLFDDFISLINNN; encoded by the coding sequence ATGGACAAACAAAAAGCAACACTCCTTCTTGAAGATGGAACCGTATTTTACGGTACATTGATCGGTAGACATGGTACAAATGGTGGCGAGATCTGCTTTAATACAGGCATGACCGGCTATCAGGAAATCTACACTGACCCGTCTTATACGGGACAGATTGTGGTGACCACCACTTCACACATTGGTAATTATGGTGTGATCGATTCTGAAGCAGAATCTGATGGCCCCACTATCGCCAGTATCGTGGTCAATAGTTTTTCTGAAATCTACAGCAGGTTAGACGCTACCCAATCTCTTCAGGAATTTCTAGAATCCAATGGTATCACCGGTATCGCTGATGTGGACACCAGGAAATTGGTGAGGCACATTAGGTCAAAAGGTGCTATGAACGCTATTATCAGCTCCGAATATGATAGTCTTGAAGACTTAAAAAAGGAGCTTGAGAAGGTGCCTGATATGGCCGGTCTAGAGCTTTCCTCTAAAGTATGTACCAAGGAGCCATACTATGTAGGTGATGAGCACTCTAGTATCAAAGTCGCCTGTGTGGATTATGGAATCAAGAAGAACATTCTTCGGAATCTGGTAGCTCGTGGAGCATATTGTAAAGTATTTCCTGCCAAGACCCCTCTTTCCGAAATGGAAGCGTGGCAACCAAGTGCCTATTTCCTTTCCAATGGACCAGGAGATCCAGCCGTAATGGATTATGCAGTGGATACCGTAAAGGAAATCCTTGCCTTAAATAAGCCCATCTTTGGTATATGCCTTGGCCATCAGCTTTTGGCGGAAGCAGTTGGGATAAAAACCTATAAAATGCACCACGGCCACCGTGGAATCAATCACCCTATCAAGAATTTGCTGACTGGAAAGAGTGAAATTACCTCGCAAAACCACGGGTTTAATATCGTAAGGGAGGACAGTGAAGGGCATCCGGATATAGAGATTACCCATGTCCACCTTAACGACGATACCGTAGCCGGCATCAGGTTAAAAGATAGACCTGTATTTTCGGTCCAATATCATCCAGAATCCGCTCCTGGGCCACATGATTCCAGGTATCTGTTTGATGATTTTATTTCTTTGATCAACAATAATTAA